The proteins below are encoded in one region of Apium graveolens cultivar Ventura chromosome 4, ASM990537v1, whole genome shotgun sequence:
- the LOC141720846 gene encoding uncharacterized protein LOC141720846 has product MSRCFPYPPPGFTKKASDVSTLIDSIKLQKEIKANKETRKEKRRDKGHKDKRGKKEKKREKREKKDPLDSKQTKVGNEGEKDCKTWTESEVLSQKRKREETEQLEGSSVTEEHGQPLNLQNPSYSSDGTQYSNKRRKQASVASDSAGNGNIIRIKLPLHKHKESGSAVSKEQLQSTVARNVQNKDSVVIARGEQQQCSTSGRNEKHNEQICSETGLTGLVGLPAEDVAASLTSFRKTNSLQSFPCPINEFCSTSGNTDNLPQGHPQTSVSVPGSCSNPRDRKMQKKISKYDNLIQNLYEMAIPGEVVDTDGEDWLFGGKCSDTVVKKRNVVDNQLLVNRGVTCSGSSTLYPLHPRARYLEEAKIYALPYTVPF; this is encoded by the exons atgTCTCGGTGCTTTCCGTATCCACCTCCTGGATTCACAAAGAAAGCAAGCGATGTTTCCACCTTGATCGATTCGATTAAG CTCCAGAAGGAGATTAAGGCAAATAAAGAAACAAGGAAAGAGAAGAGAAGGGATAAGGGGCACAAGGATAAAAGGGGGAAGaaagagaagaagagagaaaaaagagaaaagaaagatCCACTTGACAGTAAACAGACCAAAGTTGGGAATGAAGGTGAAAAAGATTGCAAAACTTGGACTGAATCAGAAGTGCTCTCTCAGAAGAGGAAACGAGAGGAGACTGAACAATTAGAAGGCAGTAGTGTTACTGAAGAACATGGACAACCTCTTAATTTGCAAAATCCTAGTTATTCATCTGATGGCACGCAATATAGTAACAAGAGGAGAAAGCAGGCCTCAGTTGCTAGTGACAGTGCAGGGAATG GAAATATAATTAGGATCAAGCTGCCTTTGCACAAGCACAAAGAATCTGGAAGTGCAGTTAGCAAAGAGCAGCTGCAGTCTACTGTGGCCAGGAATGTACAAAACAAAGATTCTGTTGTCATAGCCAGAGGAGAACAACAACAATGTTCTACCTCAGGGAGGAATGAGAAGCACAATGAACAAATTTGTTCTGAAACAGGATTGACCGGTCTTGTTGGTCTTCCTGCGGAAGATGTTGCTGCATCTCTGACATCGTTCAGGAAAACCAATTCATTGCAGAGTTTTCCTTGTCCTATCAATGAATTTTGTTCTACGTCTGGGAACACGGACAACTTACCTCAGGGTCATCCACAAACATCCGTCTCTGTTCCAGGCTCATGCTCAAATCCACGAGATAGGAAAATGCAGAAAAAGATTTCAAAGTATGACAACCTAATTCAAAATCTATATGAAATGGCTATACCAGGTGAGGTGGTTGACACTGATGGTGAAGACTGGCTCTTTGGAGGAAAGTGTTCGGACACGGTTGTGAAGAAGAGGAATGTGGTGGACAACCAACTCTTAGTGAACAGAGGTGTGACTTGTTCTGGCAGCTCCACGCTATATCCACTACACCCTCGTGCCCGATATTTGGAGGAGGCCAAGATATATGCATTGCCTTATACTGTACCTTTTTGA